In the Anaerobaca lacustris genome, TATTGGTGCACGGATCAGTACATCGTCCAGCGTGTGCTCGGCGCGCAGAACGAGACCGATGCCCGCCGGGGCTCGATCTGCTCGGCGGCCCTGAAGCTCCTGCCGGTCTTTATCTTCATCATCCCCGGCATGATCGCCTTCGCCCTGGCCAAAAGCGGACAGAACGCCGCCTTGCAGGCATCATTCTTCGATGAGAGCGGCCAGCTCATTCGCGACAATGCCCAACAAGCCTTCCCCATGCTCGTCGCCCAGGTCCTGCCGATCGGCGTGCGCGGGATTGTCGTGGCCGGTCTGCTGGCGGCGCTGATGAGTTCGCTGGCCGGGGCATTCAATGCCTCGGCGGCGCTGTTCACCATCGACTTCTATTCGAAGCTGCGCCCGATGGCGCCGGAGAAGCAAGTCGTGTGGGTGGGCAGGCTCGCCACCGGCGTCATGGTGCTCATCGGCCTGGCCTGGATTCCCGTGATCCGAGGCGGCAAGGGGCTGTACGACTATTTGCAGGGTGTCCAATCGTACCTGGCCCCGCCGATCTTCGTGGTCTTCTTCCTGGGCGTCTTCAGCCGACGGCTTAACGCCAAGGGCTGCCTGTGGGCGCTGATCATCGGTTTCGCCCTGGGTCTGTTCCGGCTGGCAGTCGATACCCCGGTCAAGCTGATCGACGATTTTGCCTACACAGAAGGCTCGTTTTTCTGGATCGTCAATAACACCTACTTCCAGTACTACAGCCTTCTGATCTTCCTGGTCTGCATCGCGGTCATGGTCGTGGTCAGCCATCTGACGCAAGAGCCGGCCTACAGCAAGATCAGCGGCCTGACGTACGGGACCCTGACCGATGAAGACCGCAAAGCGTCGCGGGCGTCCTGGAACAAATGGGATGTGGTTGCTTCGGCCGGCGTCCTTCTGGCGATCCTTGTGGCGTATCTGTATTTCACGGGTTGAAAACGTTTCATTTGAGGGGTGAACGATGGCCTATGCGGTAGGTTTGGACTACGGCACGAACTCCGTGCGCTGCCTGATCGTCGATACGTCGAACGGTCGTGAGCTGGGGACATACGTGTATGAATACGAGACGGGCGAAGCGGGCATTCTTCTCGATGCCGCCGATCACAACGTCGCCCGACAGAATCCCGCCGACTATCTGAAAGGTGTAGAGGTCACCGTGGCCGGGGCGATCGCCGAGGCCCGCAGATCAGACCCGAAGTTCGATCCGAAGAACATCATCGGCATCGGCGTGGACACGACCGGCTCGACGCCTCTGCCCGTCGACAAGAGTGGGACGCCGCTGGCGATGCTCGACGCGTTCAAGGACAACCTCAACGCCCACGCATGGCTCTGGAAGGACCACACCGGCTATGCCGAGGCCGCCGAGATCACCGAGCTGGCCGGGAAGGAGCATCCCGAGTATCTGGCCAAGTGCGGCGGGACCTATTCCTCGGAGTGGTTCTTCAGCAAGATCCTCCACTGCCTGCGGGTGGCGCCCGATGTCTTCGATGCGGCGTACACGTGGGTCGAGCACGCCGACTGGCTGCCGGCCGTGCTGACGGGCACCGATGCGCCGGAGAAGATCCGACGGTGTCGTTGTGCCGCCGGACACAAGGCCATGTTCTGCGACGAGTGGGGCGGCTATCCCGATGAAGCGTTCCTCGCCAAGCTCGACCCAAAGCTGGGCCGGCTCCGTCGGACCCTCGGCGACAAGACCTACGCGGTCGATCAGGTCGCCGGCAAGCTCACCGATGCGTGGGCGAGCAAGCTCGGCTTGACCGCTGGCATTCCGGTGGCGATGGGCGCCTTCGACGCCCACCTGGGCGGCGTCGGCTCCGGCATCAAGGCCGGCGTGCTCGTCAAGATCATCGGGACCAGCACGTGCGACATGGTCGTCGCTCCGTCGAGCGCGAATCTGCCCGACATCCCGGGCATCTGCGGCATCGTGGACGGCTCGATCCTGCCGGGCTTTTACGGCCTCGAAGCAGGCCAGTCGGCCGTCGGGGACATCTTCAACTGGTTCGTCAACTCCATCCAGCCCGGCGGTAAAGAGGCCGGCTCGCACCAGTCGCTGACGGAGAAGGCCGCCAGGCTCAAGCCGGGCCAGTCCGGATTGCTGGCCCTCGACTGGAACAACGGCAACCGGACGATCCTGGTCGATCAGCGCCTGACCGGGCTGCTCCTGGGCCAGACCCTTCACACCCGGCCCGAGGAGATCTACCGGGCCCTGGTCGAGGCGACCGCGTTCGGCGCGCTGACCATCATCAACCGGTTCGAGGAGTACGGCGTCGAGATCTCCGAGGTGGTCAACTGCGGCGGGATCTCCGAGAAGAACGCCATGCTCATGCAGATCTATGCCGACGTCACCGGCCGCGAGATGAAGATTTCCCGCTCGGCGCAGACCTGCGCGCTGGGGTCGGCCATCGCGGCGGCTGTTGTAGGCGGTGCGTATCCCGGCTTCGCCGAGGCCCAGGCGGCCATGTGCGGCATCAAGGAAACCACCTTCAAACCCATCCCGGCAAACCACGAGGTCTATCGTCGGCTCTACGGGCTCTACCGGCAGCTCCACGATGGGTTCGGCCTGAAAGGCCAGCCGCTGGCGATGGGCAATGTGATGAAGGAGTTGCTGGAAATCAAAGAGAAGGCCAACACATAGCGATGCACGAGAAGCTCAAACAGCGCGTCTGCGAAGCCAACCTCGATCTTCAACGGTATGGCCTCGTCGTGTTTACCTGGGGCAACGTCAGCGGGATCGACCGCGACGCCGGCATCGTGGCCATCAAGCCCAGCGGCGTCAGCTACGACGAGCTGGTGCCCGAGCAGATCGTCCTGCTCGACTTGCACGGCAATGTCGTCGAAGGGGAGTTGCGTCCCTCGTCCGACACGCCGACCCATCTCGAGCTGTATCGAAGTTTCGCGGGCATCGGAGGCATCTGTCACACGCACTCGCCCCATGCGACGATGTGGGCCCAGGCCCAGCGGGACATCCCGTGCCTGGGGACGACGCACGCCGACCATTTCTACGGCGCCGTGCCAGTGACCGAGACGATGACGGCCGCCGAGATCGGGCAGGACTACGAGGCCAACACCGGCGTCGTGATCGTCCGGCGTTTCCAGGGGATCGACCCCATGCAGATGCCTGCCGTCCTCGTGGCCAATCACGGTCCATTCACCTGGGGCAAGAGTCCTGACGAATCCGTCAAGAACGCCGTGGTCCTCGAGGAGGTGGCGAAAATGGCCGCCGGGACGCTTGCGATCCATCCGGAACAGCCGCCTGTTTCTCAGGCCCTTCTCGACAAGCACTACCTGCGAAAGCACGGCAAGAACGCCTATTACGGGCAAGCCTAAAGGAGAACCGAAATGGCCAAGGTCACGTTCGGAGTCATCGTCGGCAACCGAGGTTTCTTTCCCGATGCGCTGGCGAAGGAGGGACGCAGGGACATCATGGCGGTCCTCAAGAAGAACGGCTACGACGGCGTCGCACTGCCGATGACCGAGACGAAGTTCGGCGCGGTCGAGACCTTCGAAGACGCCAAGAAGTGCGCGGCCCTGTTCGCCTCCAAGGCCGACAAGATCGACGGGATCGTGGTGACGCTGCCCAACTTCGGGGATGAGAGAGGCGTCGCCGAGGCCGTCAAACGCAGCGGCCTGAACGTGCCGATCCTGATCCAGGCGGAGGAGGACGCCGTCGCCCGGATGGCGATGGGCGGCCGCCGTGACTCGTTCTGCGGCAAGATCAGCGTGTGCAACAATCTCCGGCAGGCCGGCATTCCGTTCACGCTGACGACTTCGCACACCGTGAAGGTTGTCTCGGAGGCATTCAAGAACGATCTGGACCGGTTCGCCGCGGTCTGTCGTGTGGTCAAGGGCCTCAAGAACGTGCGCTTCGGCGCCATCGGCAGCCGGCCGGCGGCGTTCAACACGGTTCGCTACAGCGAGAAGATCCTGGAATTGGCGGGCATTGCGATCGAGCCGGTCGATCTGTACGAAGTCCTCGCCAAGGTCGATCGACTGGCCGACAAGGCCCCGGCGGTCAGGGCGAAGCTCAACGCCATCCGCAAGTATACCAACGTCGAGGCCATTCCCCCTGAGAGTCTGCTGAAGATGGCCAAGTTCGGCGCCGTGATCGATGCCTGGGTCAAAGAGAACGAACTGGCGGGCACGGCCATCCAATGCTGGACGGCCCTGGAGCAGTACTTCGGGATCGTGCCCTGCGCGCTGATGAGCATGATGAGCGAATCGATGCTGCCCAGCGCCTGCGAGGTGGACATCACCGGCCTGCTGGCGATGTACGTTCTCCAGTTGGCCTCCGGGTCGCCCAGTGCGCTGCTCGACTGGAACAACAACTTCGAGGGCGATCCGAACAAGTGCGTGCTGTTCCATTGCAGCAACCTGCCCAAGTCGTTTTTCCAGGCCGACAAGATGGATTTCCAGGAGATCATCGCCGGCTCGGTGGGCAAGGACAACACGTATGGCACCATCGTCGGACGGATCAAGCCATCGCCGGCCACCTTCTGCCGCGCCAGCACCGACGACACCGAAGGCCTGCTTCGCGTCTACGTCGGGCAGGGCACGTTCACGAATGACAAGCTCGACACATTTGGCGGCTACGGCGTCATGAAGATCGACAACCTGCAGATGCTGCTGAACTACATCTGCCAGATGGGTTTCGAGCACCACGTGGCGGTCAACCTGTGCGCCCGCGCCGAGGCCGTCGCCGAGGCCCTGGGCAACTACCTGGGCTGGGATGTCTACCGGCACGTTTGATCTCCGTTCGATGCGGCGGAGCGCGGCGCGCGAGTCTCGCGCCCGGTGAGTTCCACCAGGAGGCACACGAACTTGGATGTCCTGAATCGGATGAACACCGAGCGAACCAGTGTACCAAGGCCAGTGAAACCGGGGGCCGGCGTCGCGCCGTCGGTTCTCCTGTTCATCGAGACCTCTCGCGAGTTCGGGCGCGGTCTGCTCTATGGGATCGCGCGGTACTCGCGACTGCACGGGCCGTGGCGCGTCTATCAGCGATCGGCGGGATTGGATTCCTCTCTGCCGGAATGGAGAGATCTGAAAATCGACGGCGCCATCATGCGCGACGTGCGGATTGCCGAGAACCTGTCCGGATGGAAGTTCCCCGTTATCTTCGCCCAGCACAACCGGGAGAGCTACACTCCCTTCCCGGCGATCATTACCGACAGTGCCGCCATCGGGGCCATGGCGGCCGAGCATTTTCTCGATCGCGGCTTCCAGAACTACGCCTATTGCGGGCTCGACGAATTCGTCTGGTCCCGCCTGCGCGCCCGCCATTTCTGCGAGCGCCTCAAGCAGGCGGGGTTTCACACGAACGTCTATCGCCAGCCCAGGGCCCGCGCCAAACGCGCCTGGAAGAGCGAACAGAACCTGATCGCCGAATGGATGATGTCGCTGCCCAAGCCGGTGGCGCTGATGTGCTGCAACGATGACCGGGCCTTGCAGGTGATCGAGGCGTGCAAGCTGGCCGATCTCTATGTGCCCGATCAGGTGGCCGTGCTGGGTGTGGACAACGACATCCTCATCTGCGACCTGGCCGATCCGCCGATATCGAGTATCGCGCTGGATACCGAGACGGCCGGACATGAGGCGGCCCGATTGCTCGACAGTCTCATGAAGGGCGAGCCGATGGCGGGCCAGCAGATCCCGGTGCGCCCGACGCACATCGTCACGCGGATGTCCACGGACATGCTGGCCGTGACGGATGCGGACGTGGCGGCCGCCGTGCGTTTCATCCGCCGGAATCCCAATCGCATGATCCAGGTCGACGACGTCGTCGAAGCCACCAACGTCTCCCGACGCGTTCTCGAAAAGCGGTTCAAAGCCGTGCTTCGACGCTCGGTCTACCAGGAGATCCGACGCGTCCGCGTCAACTACATCATCGGTCTTCTGGTGGGCACCGATATGAGCATCACGCAAATCGCCGTCAAGTCGGGCTTCGACGGCGTCGAGCACATCAGCCGCTACTTCCGCAAGGAGACGGGAACCAGCCTTCGAGAGTACCGCAAGAAACACGTGCCCCGCTAGACGGACGACGACGGGGCGGGTCCGGCCTCTTCCAGGGCCGCATCCAATACACCGGCGAGGTTGGGCCACTCAAACCGCCTGAGTCGGTTTCGCAGTCCTTCGGCGCGATCGGTCAGTGACTGGCCGTCGGCAAGGAACCTCGCCATCTCCGCCAGCCTCTTCGCCAGGGTCTCGGGGCCGCCGTCATAGAAAAACCGGCCGGCGTCCTCGCTTTGGCCCAGACCGAAGACCTCCGGATAGGCCAGACGCGTTGGGAGCAGCGGGACGGCACCGGCCAGCGCCGCCTCAACGGCGCAAAGACCGAAGAACTCGTGCCGCGCCGTCGAGACGAAGACGTCGGCTTCCGATAGAGCCACCTCATAGTCGGCTCGGCTCTCCTGGTAGCCCCATCGGTCGATGCAATCGGTGAAGTCCCGCCGGGCCTGCGCGAAGACCTCCGGCGTCTCGCGGAACTGCTCTCCGACGACGCTAATGCGGAACGCAACGCCCCGCCGTCGCAGGATGCCGAGTGCCCGAAAGAACTCTTCCGGGTTCTTGTCGTGCTCCCAGCGAGCGGCCCAGAGAATCCGCAGCGGCCCGGGCTGCCTGCCTCGCCGGGCGGGCATCGGCACGACGCCGGGGGGGTGGACGCTCGTCTTCGCCCGAATGCGTTCCGTGGCACCGGCGGGCTGATGGTCGGGCATTCGCTTCAGAAAAGCATCCAGGGCGGCGAGAAACTCGTCCCGATGAAAGGCCGAGTTGAACCACACCGCGTCGGCCGCCAGCGCGCTGGTCAGATTCGTCATGGCGAACTGGTAGTCGCGTTCGCATTCGACCCGCACAGGATAGGTCAGTTGGTTCTCGTGGAAGTAGACCACGCTTGGAAGTTCGCGTACATCGCGGCGAACCAGCCCGCGAAACTCGGCTAGGTTCAGCATGTCCGAGCAGAACAGCAGGTCCCACCGCGTCTTCTCGGAGAGATGCTCGTGGACCTCCTGCGCGAAGGTCACCGCCGCGTGCCGCATCCGCCATTTCCATTTGTACGGCGGCAGCGTCAGCACGGTCCAATCGTGTCGGCTCAACGCAGACCACCCGTCCAGAAAGGCCTTGTGGCTGCCGCCGTAGTAGGGTTCAAGTGCCAGGATACGCATATCAATCTTCCTCATGCCGCCGGGCGGGCAAGCTATGGAGTCCTCCAATCGCACTCGACCTCCGGCCGGCGCTGCTTGAGTCTACCGAGGCACGCCACGAACGCAAGCGGCGACTCGGCCGGTCCGCAATTCCGTTGCAGGACGATGGGGCAATTTGGTATAACCAAAAGAGGCTTTGATGGTCCTTTCTGCGCGTGTCGGCCGTCGTGAGGCGGGCCGGCATGGTACGGCGAGCGGGTCGCAGACAGGGTCCACGGCGCGGCATTCTCAGTCGCGCAGGCCGGAATGGAGAGTCGGGTGTGCGGTTCACGTCGCATTTCGGACGGTGTCTGCCCTGTGGCAGGGGAACGCCTGTGTTCTGGCCGGCGTCGGTGCGGACAGGGGCCTTCGTCATCTCATGTCGTTCAAACACCATCATGTGCGTGTTCCTGAAAGGAGGATTCTGATGCGTAAAGGGCTGGTGTACCTGATCCTGGTCGGCTTGACCCTGGGCGTTTCGAGCCGGGCGACAGCCGGCATCGTGGTGGCCGAGCAGTTGCTTGTCGATCTGCGGGCCGAAGATCTGCCGTACGGGACGGTGGCCCGAACGTGGGTCAATCATGGGACGCTGGGCGACTTCGAGCCTCAGGGCGTTCCGGTGGTCGAAGACGTTGCCGGACGCAAGACGGTGACGTTCGACGGTTCGAGCTACTTCGAGGGTCCCTTGTCGGTTCCCGGCATCGAAGGGGGCGGCACTCGCTCCATCGAAGTCTGGGTTTTCAACGGCCCCGATTTCGTGGGCGAGGAGACGATGGTCTCCTGGAGCCATCGCGGCGGACCGGGGGGAACGAACATCGCTTTCAACTATGGCAATCATGGGACCTGGGGCGCCGTGGGGCATTGGGATGCTCCCGACATGCCGTGGTCGGGCCAGCACTCGCCCGCTCCGGCGGCCAACAACTGGTGGTATCTCGTGTACACGTACGACGGCACCACCGTCCGCCTCTACGTCAACGCCGAGGAGAACACCACACGCAATGTGACACTCAACACGCACGGCCCGAACATCATCCGCGTGGCCGCGCAGGCGAACGATTCCGGGGCCGGTGTCCATGCGGCTGTCAATTTCACCGGGTCCATCGCGGAAGTGCGCATCCACGATGGTGTCCTGAGCCCGGCGGCGATTGCCAACAACTTCCGGTCCAAGCCAGGCGCCCCGACGGCGGCCGATCCTGTCCCTGCCGATGGACAGGTCGATGTACCCGGCGATGTGGTGCTGAGCTGGGCGGCGGGGGAGTTCGCTGCGGCGCATGATGTGTACTTTGGCACGGTGTTCGACGATGTCAATACAGCCGGGCGGGGCAATCCGACGGGGGTGCTGGTCAGTCAGGGGCAGGCGGCCACGACGTACGCGCCGCCCGCGCGTCTGGACTTCGGGCAGACCTACTACTGGCGGGTCGATGAGGTCAACGCCGCGCCGGACAACACGATCTTCAAAGGCGACGTCTGGAGTTTCACCGCCGAGCCGCTGGCGTATCCCGTCGCGAACGTCATCGCGACGAGCAACGCCGCTTCCGAGCCGGGAGCCGGGCCGATGAACGCCGTCGACGGCTCCGGACTCAATGCCGCCGACCAGCATTCGACTAACAATACGGACATGTGGCTCGGTGGCACCGGCGGGGCCGAGCCGGTGTGGATTCAGTTCGAGTTCGACAAGGTCTATCTGCTGCACGAGCTTCAGGTCTGGAACTACAACGTGATCTTCGAGATGATGCTCGGCTTCGGATTCAAGGATGTGACGATCGAGCATTCCGAAGACGGCGTCGACTGGACCGCGTTCGGCGACGTGCAATTCGCCCAGGCGACGGCCCGGAGCAACTACACGGCCAACACGACGGTCGATCTGAGCGGCGTGGCCGCCAGGTTCGTTCGTCTGACGGCCAACAGTGGATGGGGCATGACGGGCCAGTTCGGGCTCAGCGAAGTGCGGTTCCTCTTCGTTCCGGTCCAGGCCCGCGAGCCGCAGCCCGAAGCCGGCGCGGTCGATGTGAGCGTCGATGCGATCCTCGATTGGCGGTCCGGCCGGCAGGCGGCATCGCACGAGGTGTATCTGGACATCGATGAAGCGGCGGTGATTGACGGGACAGCCCTGGTGGCGACCGTCAGCCAGAGTCAGTACGATCCGGGGGCGCTCGATCTGGACGCGACGTACTACTGGCGGATCGACGAGGTCAACGAGGCCGAGGCGATCGCCTCGTGGGCCGGTGAGGTCTGGAGCTTCTCGACGCAGCCGTTCATCGTCATCGACGACTTCGAGAGCTACACCGACGACATCGAGGCCGGCACGACGATCTTCGACACGTGGCTCGACGGGTGGGTCAATGGGACCGGCTCGACGGTCGGGTATCTCAGCACCCCGTTCGCCGAACGCACGACCGTTCGCAGCGGCCGCCAGTCGATGCCGCTGTTCTACGAGGGCGATTCGCGAGCCGATTTGACAATCGACGGTGCCCAGGACTGGACGGCCGGCGGGGCGACAACGCTGGTGGTGTACTTCCGCGGCGCGATCGACAACGGAGCGGGCCAGTTCTATGCGACGGTCAACAGCACGAAGGTGACGTATCCGGGGGTGCTGACCAGCCCGGTATGGAAGCAGTGGAACATCGACCTGACGTCGCTGGGGACGAACCTGGCGAGCGTCACGTCGTTCAGTCTGGGCGTGGACGGCAGTGGCTCGGGCCTGTTGTTCGTCGATGACATCCGTCTGTATCGCGCGGCGCCGGAACCGGTCGCCCCGGCCGATCCGGGCACGGCGGGCCTGGTGGCCTCGTATGCGTTCGAGAACAACGTCCAGGACGGCTCGGGCAATGGCTACCACGGCACGGCGTTCAACGATCCGGCTTATCTGGCCTCGCGGCCGGGGCAGGGCCAGGCGATCCACTTCGACGGGTTTGCCGATTATGTCGAACTGCCCATCGGTCCGGTCATGGGCACGCTGAGCAGTGCGACGGTGGCGACGTGGGTGGACTTCTCCGGGACCAGCGGCGCCTGGCAGCGGATCTTCGACTTCGGCACCAGCAGCACGGCCGGGTACATGTTCCTGTGTCCTCGCACGGGCACGAGCGGCCCGATCCGGTTCGCCATCACGCCGGCCGGTGGGGCGGGCGAGTCGATCGTTGAGACGCCCCGTTCGGTTCCGACGGATGGCTGGCATCATGTGGCGGTGGTGATCGACAGCGCCACGATGACGGTCCAGGTCTATGTCGACGGCGAGGCGGCCGCCAGCGGTGCGACGGCGACCCTGCCGAGAGACCTGGGCGTCACGACGCAGAACTGGCTGGCGCGGTCGCAGTACACCGCCGACGCCTACTTCGGCGGCTCGCTGGACGATTTCGCGATCTACAGCCGGGCCCTGTCGCCCGGCGAAGTCCGCTACCTGGCCGGCGACCGGTAACGTCCCTGCTTGATACGATGGTTTCGCATGATCCGCCGGGCCTGTGCCATTCCAGCACGGGCCCGGTTGGCTTTGTTTGGACTACTCACTGCTGTTGAGGCCGATCTGCACGTTGCCTTCGGATTCGTTGGCGATTCGCTGGGTGCCTGTGAAGACGTTGCCGGTGATGACGGCGCGGCGGACGTCCTTGCCGAGCTGAATCTGCGGGCGGTCCTGCCGGAACTCGCAGCCGCGAACGAGGAGGGTGCCGCTTTGGGCCTGGATGGCCGGCCGCGTGCCGTCCTTGCCTCCCCACTGGGTGAAGGTGCAGTCGCCGAAGCCGACCGTGCCGGTCCCCGCGATCTTCGCGATCTGGTTGCACGGACCCCAGAAGGCGCAGTTGACGAAACGCACGCTTCCGGTGTTGCCTTTTCCGACTTCGATCATGGTGGGGTCCGGCCCGTGGAACGAAACGAACTCGCCGTTGGTGATCAGCAGGCCGTAGGGGGCGCACTGGTCCACGACGAGGGCCGTGTGACAGTCGTCGGCGCCGATGCCGAGGAAGTTGCCGTTGCAGACGCCGCTGTCGCTCTTGATGAATCGGTAGCCGACCTTGTAGCCGAAGCAGAAGGTGTTGTAGACGTACTGCCAGTCCGAGCGGCCGAAAATGAAGGCCTCGCCGTTGGCCATCTGCCATTGGAACAGCTTGGGCTTCATGCTCCACCACGGATTGAAGTGGACGTTCTCGATGCGCCCGATGTCATAGATGGCGTCGACGAGGATGCCGCGCCGGATGGGTTGACCATGCACGTCGCGGATCAGGTGGCGCTCGTTCCGCGTCGCGTCGATCCCGTTGAACGGGTTGAGCATCTCGACCGCCAGCACCGCCGGGTTCTTGCCCCGCATGGCAATGGCCCAGGGATACGGCGTCGGTTCGGCGTCCGTCTCCTGGTTGGGATAGTACAGGACGATGCCCTTGAGCGTGCTGTTGGTGTTGAGCGTGATGAAGGCGGGACCATCTTCCCGGCCCGCCCCCTCGGTGACGAGAAACGTCGTTCCGTCGTCGGTGGGCTTGGGCAGCCCGCGATCCCGGAGGCCGTTGTGGGCGGGAACGGATTGCCACAGACCCGCCAGCGTCACGGCATTGGGCACGTTCAGATGGCCGGCGAAGAAGTAGTTGCCGCGCGGCGCGTACACGGTCCCGCCGCCGGCCTGGCCGACGGCGTCGAGGGCCTTCTGAAACGCGGCGGTGTCGTCCGTCGTGCCGTCGCCCACGGCGCCGAACCGGCGGACGTCGACGGTGTCGGCCCTGGCCGACGACAGGGCGTCTTCGGCGCCGGCCGTCACACCGAGCGGGCACAGTCCTGCAAAGAGAACGAGGGTCAGAGATACGATGCTTGCGTTGCCGTTCGGCACGTGGCCCATTCCGGGTTCTCCTTTAGATCTGCGAGTAGTCAGCGGGCTTGAGGTACAGGTTGGTGATCCCGCAGAGGATCTCCTTGTCGGCGTATTCCGGTCTGGCCCGCAGGGCCTGCCAATCGGGGTCGCTGCCGAACCGCTTCCAGTTGGCCTGTCGCTCGTCCATGCTGTTGAAGACGAGCATGTAGGTCAGGTTCGGCATCTTCTCGCCCGCCAGGGTCTGGCCGAAGAAGACCGGGTTCAATCCCGTCTTGCGGAAGATGTCAATCTCGCCGATGTTGAACATCTCGATCTTCTTCAGGCCCGTCTTCTCGCTGGGGCTCTCGTAGATGCGCAACTGGAACACCCGGCCCGGCGCCTTGATCGGGGTCTCCAGGTGAGGCATGCCCTCGAAGGCGGCCATCAACTGGACCTCCATCCGCTTGTACGCCGGCGCACTGGCCGGAGCGTTCAGGAAGGCGGCGCCCGCTTGCAGGAATTCCTCGTCCTCTGAAAGGATCTGCGTGAGCGCCGCGAAGGAAGGCAGCGACCTGTGGCGGAGCAGCACATAGATCGGGCTGATCCCCTCCCACGGATAGAACACGCCGACCGGCTCGATGCCCGCCCGGTTCAGAGCGGGGATCGCGGCCTCCTTGGCGAAGGCGTCGAACCCGGCCTTCTGCGCCTCGGTCTCGATCTCGTACCGCCGCAGTTCGAAGTAGTCGGTCGCCCTCGCCGCTGCCTGGACGGTTCTCATGCTGGCCTGATTGGCTGCCTCTTGTGCCGCTCGAAAACGGGCCACGCGTTGGCGATAGGCCACCTCCGATTCGCCCGGGAGCTTTCGCGGAGTGTCCTGGCCGTAGGCGGTCGCCCCCGCCGTCAGCGCCGCCAGACCCGTTGCACACGATGTCCGCAGGAATTCTCGTCGTTCCATGATGTGTCTCCTCTCATTTCTCAAGGATATGTGATTGCCATGACATACACGCAAGTATACGATGGACGGCCGGATACCACAAGTTGCATGCGCGCCGGGAATTGTGTTATCCTCTGAAACATCGAAAACCGATGGCATCCATCGTAAACGAACCACGTGTCGCGCGTTTGAGGGGAGACGTCATGGACGATGAACAGCAGGGTTCGAGCGGCCGGGGCCGCGTTCTTTCCATCGATGCCCTTCGCGGCTTCGATATGTTCTGGATCATCGGGGGCGGCACGCTCTTTCAGGGTCTTGTGAAGGTCTGGCCGCACCCCGTCACCGAGACGATCCATCAACAACTGGAGCACGTCGTGTGGGAGGGGTTCCGCTTCGAGGACCTGATCTTTCCCCTCTTCATCTTCCTGATGGGGGCGGTGATGCCGTTCTCGCTCTCACGCCGAATGGAGCGCGGTCAGAGTTCCCTGGTGCTGCACCTCCACGTCGTCAAGCGGGCCGTGGTGCTGATTCTCCTTGGCATGATCCTGAACGGGCTGCTCCAGTTCAACTGGTCCACGATGCGCTGGCCCGGCGTCCTGCAGCGGATCGGCCTGTGCTATTTCTTCGCCGCGCTGATCGTGATGCACACGCGCTGGCGGGCCCAGGCCATTGTCGTCGCCGTGGTCCTGCTGGCGTACTGGGCGGTGACGATGCTGGTTGCGGCTCCCGGCTACAGCGCGGGGGACCTTACGATGCAGGGCTGTCTGTCTTCGTACATCGATCAGCGGCTGATTCCGGGCGAGCTGTACTACGGCTACGGCGACAACGAGGGCATCCTCTCGACGTTTCCCGCCATCTGCACGGCCCTGCTCGGCGCGCTGGCGGGACAGTGGCTGCGCTCGGACCGCTCGGGCTCGCGTAAGGCGGCCGGTCTGGTCCTGGCCGGCGTGGTGTCGCTGGCGGTCGGCTATCT is a window encoding:
- a CDS encoding sodium:solute symporter, with amino-acid sequence MTALHTVDWLFILGYFAVVFGIAWWAYLKERQSQTTTEYFLAGRNLGWWIIGAAVFSSNIGSEHLVGLAGSGATDGVAMAHYELHAWCLLVLAWIMVPFYMRSRVFTMPEFLERRFSPVNRTVLSIISLVAYVLTKLAVGIFAGGVVFAVLIPDITFLGLDSFWIGSILVIVLTGIYTIMGGMRAVAYTSAIQTVILVVGSAFVTYFGLKALGGWEALREWAGSEMFNLWKPLVPEGVTATWAPVKEPGRMAWYFNDNYPWIGMLFCAPIIGLWYWCTDQYIVQRVLGAQNETDARRGSICSAALKLLPVFIFIIPGMIAFALAKSGQNAALQASFFDESGQLIRDNAQQAFPMLVAQVLPIGVRGIVVAGLLAALMSSLAGAFNASAALFTIDFYSKLRPMAPEKQVVWVGRLATGVMVLIGLAWIPVIRGGKGLYDYLQGVQSYLAPPIFVVFFLGVFSRRLNAKGCLWALIIGFALGLFRLAVDTPVKLIDDFAYTEGSFFWIVNNTYFQYYSLLIFLVCIAVMVVVSHLTQEPAYSKISGLTYGTLTDEDRKASRASWNKWDVVASAGVLLAILVAYLYFTG
- a CDS encoding ribulokinase → MAYAVGLDYGTNSVRCLIVDTSNGRELGTYVYEYETGEAGILLDAADHNVARQNPADYLKGVEVTVAGAIAEARRSDPKFDPKNIIGIGVDTTGSTPLPVDKSGTPLAMLDAFKDNLNAHAWLWKDHTGYAEAAEITELAGKEHPEYLAKCGGTYSSEWFFSKILHCLRVAPDVFDAAYTWVEHADWLPAVLTGTDAPEKIRRCRCAAGHKAMFCDEWGGYPDEAFLAKLDPKLGRLRRTLGDKTYAVDQVAGKLTDAWASKLGLTAGIPVAMGAFDAHLGGVGSGIKAGVLVKIIGTSTCDMVVAPSSANLPDIPGICGIVDGSILPGFYGLEAGQSAVGDIFNWFVNSIQPGGKEAGSHQSLTEKAARLKPGQSGLLALDWNNGNRTILVDQRLTGLLLGQTLHTRPEEIYRALVEATAFGALTIINRFEEYGVEISEVVNCGGISEKNAMLMQIYADVTGREMKISRSAQTCALGSAIAAAVVGGAYPGFAEAQAAMCGIKETTFKPIPANHEVYRRLYGLYRQLHDGFGLKGQPLAMGNVMKELLEIKEKANT
- a CDS encoding L-ribulose-5-phosphate 4-epimerase, producing MHEKLKQRVCEANLDLQRYGLVVFTWGNVSGIDRDAGIVAIKPSGVSYDELVPEQIVLLDLHGNVVEGELRPSSDTPTHLELYRSFAGIGGICHTHSPHATMWAQAQRDIPCLGTTHADHFYGAVPVTETMTAAEIGQDYEANTGVVIVRRFQGIDPMQMPAVLVANHGPFTWGKSPDESVKNAVVLEEVAKMAAGTLAIHPEQPPVSQALLDKHYLRKHGKNAYYGQA
- a CDS encoding L-fucose/L-arabinose isomerase family protein codes for the protein MAKVTFGVIVGNRGFFPDALAKEGRRDIMAVLKKNGYDGVALPMTETKFGAVETFEDAKKCAALFASKADKIDGIVVTLPNFGDERGVAEAVKRSGLNVPILIQAEEDAVARMAMGGRRDSFCGKISVCNNLRQAGIPFTLTTSHTVKVVSEAFKNDLDRFAAVCRVVKGLKNVRFGAIGSRPAAFNTVRYSEKILELAGIAIEPVDLYEVLAKVDRLADKAPAVRAKLNAIRKYTNVEAIPPESLLKMAKFGAVIDAWVKENELAGTAIQCWTALEQYFGIVPCALMSMMSESMLPSACEVDITGLLAMYVLQLASGSPSALLDWNNNFEGDPNKCVLFHCSNLPKSFFQADKMDFQEIIAGSVGKDNTYGTIVGRIKPSPATFCRASTDDTEGLLRVYVGQGTFTNDKLDTFGGYGVMKIDNLQMLLNYICQMGFEHHVAVNLCARAEAVAEALGNYLGWDVYRHV